In the Alphaproteobacteria bacterium genome, CGGCATCGGCGCCACCTGCCCGGTGGCGCTTGTCCGCGACGATTCGGCCGGCACCACCGCGTGGACCGACACCGCGGTGGTGGTGGAATCCGGCGAGGGCTGGAGGCTGGCCGACATCGTCTATGGCGGCGACTGGGACTTCGCCGCCCAGGGCCGGCTTACCGACGCGCTGGCCGGGATCGCCGCCGCCGCGCAGCCGTGAGCGGCGCGCGGCCTCAGCCGGCCGCTGCCCACACCTGGCCCAGCTCGCCCTCGACCCAGGCGACCAGACGGCGCGCATCCATCGCGCCGGAGACGCGGGCGGCCTCGCCGCCGCCGGCGAACAGCATCATCGTCGGGATGCCGCGGATGCCGAGCCCCTGTGCCACCTCCGGCGCGGTCTCGGTGTTCAGCTTCAGCAGCCGCACCCGCGGCTCCAGCGTCGCGGCCGCCTTCTCGAACTCCGGCGCCATCGCCCGGCACGGCCCGCACCAGGGCGCCCAGAAATCGACCAGCACCGGGATGTCGTTCTTCTTCACATGGCGCATGAAGCGCGCCGCGTCGACCTCGGCCGGCGCGCCCTCGAACAGGCGTCCGCCGCACTCGCCGCACTTCGCCGCCTCACCCAGCCGCGCCCGCGGCAGCCGGTTCACCGCATCGCAGTGCGG is a window encoding:
- the trxC gene encoding thioredoxin TrxC yields the protein MATDGKMHVVCPHCDAVNRLPRARLGEAAKCGECGGRLFEGAPAEVDAARFMRHVKKNDIPVLVDFWAPWCGPCRAMAPEFEKAAATLEPRVRLLKLNTETAPEVAQGLGIRGIPTMMLFAGGGEAARVSGAMDARRLVAWVEGELGQVWAAAG